Part of the Propioniciclava sp. MC1595 genome is shown below.
AGGGCCCGGTGCGGCGCCCGGTGGTGGCCGCGCCTCGCGTGCTGCGAACGTCCTCGGCGTTGCTGTATGAGGCGTTGGCCGGAGTGTACACCGACCTGGGTTTCGACGTCCTGGACGATGAGGTGTTCCGCGACCTGGTCATCGCGCGGGTGGTGGAGCCGACCAGCCTGCTGGACGTGGACCGGGTGCTGGCAGACCTGGGTCGGACCGCGGCCAGCCTGTCGACGCGCAAGCGCACGTTGGGCCGATGCCAGGACGGGGCCTACCGCGACCAGGTCGCCAAACTGTGCTTCGAGCAGGCCCGGGCCAGCGGGGATGTGTCGTTGTGCCTGTACGACGTGACCACGCTGCACTTCGAAGCCGCTGAGGAAGATGCCCTGCGCAAGGTCGGCTACTCCAAGGAACGCCGGGTCGACCCGCAGATCATCGTCGGTCTGCTGGTCGACCGGCACGGTTTCCCGTTGGAGATCGGGTGCTGGGAGGGCAACAAGGCCGAGACGCACACGATCGTGCCGATCATCGAGGCCTTCGCCGCCCGGCACGAGATCGAGGACTTGGTCGTGGTCGCTGACGCCGGGATGCTGTCGGCTGCCAATTTGAAGGCCCTGGATCAGGCCGGGCACACCTTCATCGTCGGGTCCAAGACCACCAAGGCCCCGATCGACCTGGCCTCCCACTTCCGCTGGCACGGGGATGTGTTCACCGACGGCCAGGTCATCGACACCCTGACCCCCAAGGTCGGCAAGAACACCGACAACGACACCGCCAAGCGTCGCGAGCCGGTCTGGGACCCCGAGCAGCACCGCAACTCGTGGCGGGCGGTGTGGTCCTACTCGGCCAAGCGGTTCGCCCGGGACAACAAGACCCTCACCGCCCAGGAGAACCGGGCCCGGGCAGCGATCGAGGGGGACAAACCAGCCCGGACGCCCAGGTTCGTCAAGACACAGACCGACGGACTGGTCCTGGACGAAGCCGCGCTGGCCCGAGCCCGGCGGTTGGCAGGACTCAAAGGCCTGGTCACCAACATCCCGGCCACGGTGCTGCCCGCTGCCGAGGTGATCAGCTCCTATGCCGACCTGTGGCACGTGGAGCACTCCTTCAGGATGTCCAAGAGTGACCTGAGGGCCCGCCCACTGTTCGCCAGACGACGCGACTCCATCGAGGCGCACCTGACCATCGTGTTCACCGCCCTAGCCATCGGCCGCACCGTCCAGGACCGGACCGGCCTGTCGCTACGTCGAGTCCTGCGCCAACTCCGTCCGCTGCGTTCAGCAACGATCCAGGCCAACGGCGCTATCCAGACCCTGCCACCAGCCCTCCGCGACGACGAGCAGGCCGTCCTTGACGACCTCAAACAAGCCAGCCCAAGGCACTAAGCCGCTTGACCCAACTCAGGATTGACGCTGCGCCGAGGGCTTGGGTTTCCTGCCGAGGGCTTGGGTCCAGACGCTGTCTCATCTCAAGCCCTCGGCAGGAACCCAAGCCCTGGGCGAAAGACTCAAGCCCTCGGCGGGTCAGGCTTCGGCAGTCGCTTTCTCGTCGGCCTTCGGCTTGGCGTCGACCCCGGCCTCCTTGCGCTGCTGCGCCGTGATGGACGCCGGCGCCTCGGTCAGCGGGTCGAACCCGCCGCCCGACTTCGGGAACGCGATGACGTCGCGGATGGTGTCGAAGCCGCCGAGCAGCATCACGAGGCGGTCCAGGCCGAAGGCGATGCCGCCGTGGGGCGGGGCGCCGAAGGAGAAGGCCTCGAGCAGGAAGCCAAACTTCTCCTGCGCCTCCTCCTGGGACAGGCCCATGACCTTGAACACGCGCTCCTGCACGTCGCGGCGGTGGATACGGATCGAGCCGCCGCCGATCTCGTTGCCGTTGGCGACGAAGTCGTAGCCGTAGGACAGCGCCGAGCCGGGGTCGGTGTCGAAGGTGTCGAGCGACTCGGGCTTGGGCGAGGTGAACGCGTGGTGCACCGCGGCCCACTTGCCCTCGGCGATGGCGACATCACCGGAGGCGACGGCGTCCTCGCGCAGCTTGAACATGGGGGCGTCCACGACCCACAGGAACGACCAGGCGTCCTCGTCGATCTGGCCGGTGCGGCGTCCGATCTCCAGGCGCGCGGCGCCCAGCAGCTCCTGGGTGGCCTCGCGGGCACCCGCGCCGAAGAAGATCGCGTCGCCCGGCTGGGCGTCCATGGCGGCGGCCAGGCCGTCGCGCTCGGCGTCGGTGATGTTCTTGGCGACCGGCCCGCCGAGGGTGCCGTCCTCGCCGATGGTCACGTAGGCGAGACCCTTGGCGCCGCGCTGCTTGGCCCACTCCTGCCACGCGTCGAACTGGCGACGAGGCTGGGACGCCCCGCCCGGCATGACCACGCCGCCCACGTACGGCGCCTGGAACACGCGGAAGGGCGTGTCGGCGAAGTAAGAGGTGAGCTCGCGGATCTTGTTGTCGAACCGCAGGTCGGGCTTGTCCGAGCCGTAGTTGTCCATGGCGTCGTGCCAGGTCATCCGCGGCAGCGGCAGCGACATCTCCACGCCGATCAGGCGCCAGCAGGCCGCCATGACCTCCTCGGCCAGGGCGATCACGTCGTCCTGGTCGACGAAGCTCATCTCGATGTCGAGCTGGGTGAACTCGGGCTGGCGGTCGGCGCGGAAGTCCTCGTCGCGGTAGCAGCGCGCGATCTGGTAGTAGCGCTCCATCCCGGCGACCATCAGGAGCTGCTTGAACAACTGCGGGCTCTGCGGCAGGGCGTACCACTTGCCGGGGTGCAGGCGCGCGGGCACCACGAAGTCGCGGGCGCCCTCGGGCGTCGAGCGGGTCAGGGTGGGGGTCTCGATGTCGTAGAAGTCGCGGCCGTCGAGCACCTCGCGGATCGCGCGGGTCACCTTCGAGCGCAGCACCAGCGCGTCGTGCTGGCGCGGACGCCGCAGGTCCAGGTAGCGGTGCTTGAGGCGCGCGTCCTCGCCGACGCCGGAGCGCTCGTCGATCTGGAACGGCAGCGGCGCGGCCGGGTTGAGCACCTCGAGGTCGCGGATGTCGACCTCCACCTGGCCGGTGGCGATGTTGGGGTTGACGTTCTCGGCGTCGCGGGCGTCGACCACGCCGGTCACCTGGATGCAGAACTCGTTGCGCAGGTCGTGGATGCCCGCCGATTCGAGGTACTCGTCGCGGACGACGACCTGGCAGATGCCCGAGGCGTCCCGCAGGTCGATGAAGGCCACGCCGCCGTGGTCGCGCCGCTTGGCGACCCATCCGGCGAGGGTGACGGTCTGGCCGACGTGCTCCGAACGGAGGGTCCCGGCCTGGTGGGTGCGCAGCATGCGATGTTCCTTTCTCTGCCCCGCATAGACGGTGCGGGCGCGCCCATGATTGTACGCATGCCCGGACTCGGGGATGGATCGGGGCCAACCCCCCTTGGCGAAGGGCGATGGGTGGGGTGGGCTGGTCGGATGAAGAAGACGACTGCCCTCATCCCCACCGTCCTGGCCGCCGGCCTGATCCTCGCCGGCTGCACCTCCCCCACCCCGCCGGCACCGGCGCCGGCGACCACCTCCGGCCCCGTGGTCGCCCCGGCCACGACGCCGGCAGGCAACCCCCCGGCTTCGAACGCCACCCCCGGCAGCGGGGACGCGGCGTCCGACGACACCGCCCACAACGCCGCGGCCGAGGCCGCCGTGCGCACCGCGGAGGGCGAGGCGAACGGCAGGGTCATCGAGCTCGACCGCGAGGGCAACGGGTGGGAGGTTGAGGTCCTCGTGGGCGACCGGATCCACGAATTCAGGATCGATGACGCCGGCACCGCGGTGACCGACCGCCGTGGCGACGAGCGGGTCCACCCCGAGGACCAGCGGCGTGCCGCCGCGGCCACGATCTCCGTCACCGACGCGATGAGGGCCGCACTCGCGGCCACCCCCGGGACGATCGACGACATCGAACTCGACGACCGCAACAACGTCGTCGTGTGGGAGGTCACGATCGACACCGCGGACGACGACGACGTGGAGGTCTACGTCGACGCCACCACGGGCGAGGTTCAGGCCTGACCCGCCCCCACTGACGGCCGCAGGTCTCCCTCCGGCGGCCGCCAGGAGTCGGCCTCTGCCGGCACCTGGTCGCCGGAGCGGATGTCCTTGACCGAGTCGCCGTCCTGTCCCGCGAACCACACGAACGGGATGCCGCGCCGGTCGGCGTAGCGGATCTGCTTGCCGAACCGGTCGGCCTTGGGCGCCACCTCGGTGGGGATGCCGCGCGCACGCAGCGCCGCGGCCGTCGCCATGGCAGCGGCCCGGGTCTCCTCCGCATCGACGGCGACCAGCACGCAGGTCGGCACCGACCGGGACGCCACCAGCTCACCCTTCGCGATCAGCGGGGCCAGGATGCGCGTGACGCCCACCGACACGCCGACGCCCGGCCAAGTGCGCTTGCCGTCCGTGGCCAGGGCGTCGTAGCGGCCGCCGGAGCAGATCGACCCGAGCGACTCGAAGCCCTCCATCTCGGTCTCGTAGACGGTGCCGGTGTAGTAGTCCAGCCCCCGGGCGATCTTGAGGTCGGCGACCAGGCGCCCGGGAACCGCCGCAGCGGCGGCCTCGACCACCTCGGCGAGCGCGGCCAGCCCCTCGTCCAACAGCTCGTGCTGGACGCCCAACGCCCGCACCTGCTCCACGAAGGAGGTGTCGGGGGTGGAGATCGTGGCCAGCGCCAGACACTTGTCGGCGGCCTCGGGGCTCATCCCGAGTTCGTCGACCAGCAGGGCCCGCACGGCGTCCGGCCCGATCTTGTCGAGCTTGTCGACCCGCTGCAGGACGGCCATGTGGTCGGTGACGCCCAGGCCACGGTAGAAGCCTTCGGCCAGCTTGCGGTTGTTGACGTGCATGACCACCGGAGGGACGCCGAACCGGGTGTGCAGTGTCTCCAGGGCCTCCAGCATGACCAGGGCCACCTCGACGTCGTGGTGGCCCGCAAGTGCGTTCTCGCCCACCACGTCGATGTCCGCCTGCACGAACTCGCGGTAGCGCCCCTCCTGCGGCCGCTCGCCGCGCCAGACCTTCTGCACCTGGTAACGCCGGAACGGGAACGCCAGGTGACCCGCGTGCTCCAGCACGTAGCGCGCGAACGGCACGGTGAGGTCGAAGTGCAGGCCCAGATCATCCCCGGTCTCGCCCTCAGCGGCGTGCAGCCGGCGGACGACGTAGACCTCCTTGGTGATCTCGCCCTTGCGGGTCAGGGAGTCCATCGTCTCGACCGCACGGGTCTCGATCGAGGCGAAGCCGTGCAGCTCGAACGTCTCGCGCAGCGAGTCGAGGACGGCCTGTTCCACGATCCGCCCGGCGGGCAGGAACTCGGGGAACCCGGACAACGGCTTGGGACGCATGCTCACCTCAGGTAGCTCTCGGTCAGGTAGGAGTTGGTGGCCCGCTCGTGGGCCATCGTGGTCTCGGGCCCATGCCCCGGCACCAGGGCGGCGGTGTCGGGCAGCGCCAGGACGACGTCGCGCAGCGAGCGTCGCATGGCCTCGTCGTCGCCGCCGGGCAGGTCGGTGCGCCCGATGGAGCCGGCGAACACCACGTCGCCGGTGAACACGATCTCGGTCAGCTCGGGCGCCTGCGGCACCGGCTCGACCAGGGGCGTGCGCCACAGCAGGCAGCCCGGGCGGTGACCCGGCGCGACCTCGGTGGTGAAGGTCATGCCGGCCAGCTCCAGCGTCTCGCCGCCGACGAGGTCACGCAGGTCGGCGGGCTCGACGTGGTTGACGCCGAACCGGTCGATGATCTCGAGGGCCCACGGCATCAGCAGCGAGGTGTCGAACAGCTCGCGGTCGGACTCGTGCAGGTAGGCCGGGACGCCGTAGTGGTCGGCCACGTCGGCCGCACCGCCCACGTGGTCGGGGTGCCCGTGTGTGAGGAGTACCGCCTCGACGGTGAGCCCGTGCTCGGCGACGAGCTCCTTGACCGGCTCGAACGCGTTGACACCGGGGTCGACGACCACGCACCGCCGCCCATCCATCGACAGGATGTAGCAGTTGGCCTGCAGCGGACCGGCCGGGAACGAGGTCAGGAACACGTCCGTTACCTTATCGTCGGCCAGACCGCGCGCGCCGGAGGGGTGTTTTCGTGCAAGATGGAGCCCATGACTGACTCTGCAGGTCCGGCCAGCTTCGGTCGTGTCGACCCCGATGGCACCGTCTACGTGACCACGGGTGAGGGCGAACGGGCGGTCGGTCAGGTTCCCGACGTGTCCCCCGACGAGGCGCTCGCCTTCTTCGTCCGGCGCTACGAGGCCCTCGAGCTGGAGGTGACGCTGCTCGAGCAGCGCCTGAACTCCGGTGCGGTCTCCCCCGACGACGCACGCCACACGATCAAGAACCTGCGCAAGTCGGTGTCCGAGGCCAACGCGGTCGGCGACCTCGCCGCCCTGGAGACCCGGCTCGAGGCCCTGCAGCCCCGCCTGGCCGAGGCGTCCGAGGCCCGCAAGGCCGAGCGCGCCAAGCAGCACGAGGCCACCCGCGAGGCCAAGGAGGCCATGGTCGCCGAGGCCGAGGCGCTGGCGTCCGGCAACGACTGGCGCGGCGGGGTCAACCGCTTCCGCCAGCTGCTCGAGGACTGGAAGAAGCTCCCCCGCATCGACCGCGCCACCGACGACGCGCTGTGGCACCGGTTCAGCTCCGCCCGCACCACCTACACCCGCCGCCGCAAGGCCCAGTTCGCCGAGCAGTCCGCGCGCTGGGGCGAGGCGAAGGCCGTCAAGGAGCAGATCATCGAGGAGGCCCGCTCGCTGGCCGACTCCACCGACTGGGGCCCCACCTCGGGTGCCTTCCGCGACCTGATGACCCGCTGGAAGGCCGCCGGATCGGCCGCCCGCGAGCACGACGACAAGCTCTGGGCCGAGTTCCGCGGTCTCCAGGACCAGTTCTTCGGCGCCCGCACCGCCGCCCAGAGCGCCCAGGACGAGGAGTTCACCGGCAACCTGGTCGCCAAGGAGGAGCTGCTGGCCAAGGCCGAGGCGAGCATCGTCCCGGTGAAGGACGTGGAGTCGGCGCGCGCCGCCTTCCGCACCTTCCTCGAGGAGTACCACGCCCTCGGCAAGGTCCCCCGCGACGCCATGCGCGGCCTCGACAACCGCGTCCGCGCGATCGAGCAGGCCGTCCGCAAGGCCGAGGAGGACGAGTGGAAGCGCACCGACCCCGAGGCGCGCCAGCGCGCCGAGGAGACGGTCGCCATGCTCAGCGCGGAGATCGACAAACTGGCCGCCAAGGCCGAGAAGGCCGAGGCCCGCGGGGACAAGCAGGCCGCCAAGAAGGCCCAGGACTCGATCGCGACCTACCAGACCTGGCTCGACCAGGCCAAGGCCACGCTGGCCGACTTCACCCGCTGAGGTCGCCTACCGGATGATCCCGGCCTGCCGGGCCGCGGCCACTGCCGCGGTCCGGTTGTCCACGCGCAGCTTCTCGTAGACGTGGACGAGGTGCGTCTTCACCGTCGCCTCCGACAGGAACAGCCGCCGCGCGATCTGACGGTTGGCCAACCCCTCGGCCAGCAACACCACGACCTCGCGCTCCCGTTCGGTGAGCTCGCTGGGTGGCGCGACGACCCGGCGCGCGAGGCGTCCGGCGACGGCGGGGGCGAAGACGGCCTCACCGCGGGCGGCGGCCTCGACCGCGGCCCCGAGCGCCTCCGGGGTGGCGTCCTTGAGCAGGTAGCCCGCGGCCCCCGCCTCGATCGCGGCCACGATGTCGGCGTCGGTGTCGTAGGTGGTCAGGATCAGCACCCGCGCCGGCGGGTCGCGGCGCAGCAGCTCGCGGGTCACGTCGACGCCGTTGTCGGAGCCCAGCTGGAGGTCCATGAGCACGACGTCGGGGCGCTCCCGGCCCACGACCGCCAGCGCGGCGGAGCCGTCGCCGGCCTCCCCCACGACCTCGATCCCCGGCCGCGTGGCCAACAGGGCCGTGAGGCCCGCGCGCACGACCGGGTGGTCGTCCACGATCACGACGGTGGTCATGCTCCCCCTCCCAGCGGCACCGAGGCCGCGACCGCAGTCCCCTCGCCCGGGGCCGACTCGACGCTCAGCGTCCCGCCCAGCGCGGCGAGGCGTTCGCGCATGGCGCGCAGGCCGAAGCCGCCGGCGTCCGTGGCCTCGGGGGTGGCGGCGGGGTCGAAGCCGCGCCCGTCGTCGACGACGTCGACCAGCAGCTCGTCGGGGGCATAGCTCAGCGACACCACGACCCGGGAGGCGCGCGCGTGCTGCCGCACGTTGGCCAGCGCCCCCTGCACCAACCGCAGCACCGCCACGTCGACAGCCGTGGGGGCCAGCAGCGGGTCGCCTGCGACCTCCAGGTCGGTGCGCAGCCCCGTCTCGGACGCCAGCCTCTCCAGCAGGCGGCGCACGGCTGCGGGCAGGGGCGCGTCCTCAAGCTGGGCCGGGGTCAACGCGTGGACGACGCGGCGGGCCTCGACGAGGTTCTCCGCCGCAGTCGCCTCGATCTGCCCCAGCAGTTCCGCCTCGGACGCCCCGCGCGCGAGCCCCGCGCGGGCCAGGAGCAGGATGCTGCTGTAGCCCTGCGCGAGCGTGTCGTGGATGTCGCGGGCCAGGCGCGCCCGCTCGTCCAGCGCGCCGGACTGGCGCTGCACGGTGGCCAGCTCCTCCTGCACGGCGACCAGCTCGGCGACGAGGCGTCCGCGCTCGGCGGACTCGGCGAGGATCCGCTGGTAGCCCCAGCTCACGCCGATCGCGACGACGGCACCCACCGTGGGGCCGAGCACCGCCGCCAGCGGGTTGGACGCCGTGGGCCACAGCACGCTGATCGCGGTCAGGGTCAGGGCGACGACGGACCCGATCGCGGGCCCGTCGGGGAGCAGGTGCAGGGCGATCAGGTTCAGGGCGAAGACGAGCCAGGCGAAGGTCGGAGCCAGCAGCACCAGCCCCACCCACAGCGCGGCCAGCACCGCGAACCAGACCCGGCCCGAGAACCGGAGCCCGACCGCGTACCAGAGGGCCAGCGCGATCGCGAGGGCGGCGACGGGCCCGGCGACGGCGCCGTCGGCCCAGGTCTGGGAGGCGCCGATGGTCCACAGCAGGGCGAACAGCACGTGCTGCCCACCCCGCAGCGCGCGGGCTGCGGAGTGGGCTGGTGCGACGTCGGTGCTCATCGGGGCCACGCTAGCGCGCGCAGGGTCACCGGGCGCTGCGGAGGGCGCCGCGCAGGGCGAGGAACAGCATGACGAACGCGACCGTGAGCAGGATGTGGCCGAGGCCGGCGACCCCGGCGAAGGCCATCGAGGTCGGGTTCGTGGCCACGACCTGGAGGGTGCCGCGGACGATCAGGGCCCCGGCGGTCACGAGCAGGCCCACATGGTAGAGGGGCTCGAACCAGCGGAAGGCCTTGGACTCCGAGAGTCCGAACAGGCGCTCGAGCACGAGGACGAGCAGCATCACGAGCATGCCGAGGGCCAGGAAGTGGGTGTGGCCGAGCGACAGGGTGGTGGCCCCGGTGAAGTCCCGGGAGTGGGTCAGCGTGCGGTAGAAGAGGCCAGCCAGCAGGCCGAGCCCGGCGTACACGCCCGCGGCGAGGCCGAGGCGGTGCTCGAGGGCGCTGGCGGCGCGGCGGACAGGGGGGTGCGAGTTCGTGGTCGTGGTCATGCATCCACCCCACCAGCCGGACGCCCGCCCCACATCGCGCCAACGGAGCCATCCGCCTCAACCGTTCGG
Proteins encoded:
- a CDS encoding MBL fold metallo-hydrolase encodes the protein MFLTSFPAGPLQANCYILSMDGRRCVVVDPGVNAFEPVKELVAEHGLTVEAVLLTHGHPDHVGGAADVADHYGVPAYLHESDRELFDTSLLMPWALEIIDRFGVNHVEPADLRDLVGGETLELAGMTFTTEVAPGHRPGCLLWRTPLVEPVPQAPELTEIVFTGDVVFAGSIGRTDLPGGDDEAMRRSLRDVVLALPDTAALVPGHGPETTMAHERATNSYLTESYLR
- the hisS gene encoding histidine--tRNA ligase — encoded protein: MRPKPLSGFPEFLPAGRIVEQAVLDSLRETFELHGFASIETRAVETMDSLTRKGEITKEVYVVRRLHAAEGETGDDLGLHFDLTVPFARYVLEHAGHLAFPFRRYQVQKVWRGERPQEGRYREFVQADIDVVGENALAGHHDVEVALVMLEALETLHTRFGVPPVVMHVNNRKLAEGFYRGLGVTDHMAVLQRVDKLDKIGPDAVRALLVDELGMSPEAADKCLALATISTPDTSFVEQVRALGVQHELLDEGLAALAEVVEAAAAAVPGRLVADLKIARGLDYYTGTVYETEMEGFESLGSICSGGRYDALATDGKRTWPGVGVSVGVTRILAPLIAKGELVASRSVPTCVLVAVDAEETRAAAMATAAALRARGIPTEVAPKADRFGKQIRYADRRGIPFVWFAGQDGDSVKDIRSGDQVPAEADSWRPPEGDLRPSVGAGQA
- a CDS encoding DUF349 domain-containing protein, whose product is MVGQTARAGGVFSCKMEPMTDSAGPASFGRVDPDGTVYVTTGEGERAVGQVPDVSPDEALAFFVRRYEALELEVTLLEQRLNSGAVSPDDARHTIKNLRKSVSEANAVGDLAALETRLEALQPRLAEASEARKAERAKQHEATREAKEAMVAEAEALASGNDWRGGVNRFRQLLEDWKKLPRIDRATDDALWHRFSSARTTYTRRRKAQFAEQSARWGEAKAVKEQIIEEARSLADSTDWGPTSGAFRDLMTRWKAAGSAAREHDDKLWAEFRGLQDQFFGARTAAQSAQDEEFTGNLVAKEELLAKAEASIVPVKDVESARAAFRTFLEEYHALGKVPRDAMRGLDNRVRAIEQAVRKAEEDEWKRTDPEARQRAEETVAMLSAEIDKLAAKAEKAEARGDKQAAKKAQDSIATYQTWLDQAKATLADFTR
- a CDS encoding sensor histidine kinase, coding for MSTDVAPAHSAARALRGGQHVLFALLWTIGASQTWADGAVAGPVAALAIALALWYAVGLRFSGRVWFAVLAALWVGLVLLAPTFAWLVFALNLIALHLLPDGPAIGSVVALTLTAISVLWPTASNPLAAVLGPTVGAVVAIGVSWGYQRILAESAERGRLVAELVAVQEELATVQRQSGALDERARLARDIHDTLAQGYSSILLLARAGLARGASEAELLGQIEATAAENLVEARRVVHALTPAQLEDAPLPAAVRRLLERLASETGLRTDLEVAGDPLLAPTAVDVAVLRLVQGALANVRQHARASRVVVSLSYAPDELLVDVVDDGRGFDPAATPEATDAGGFGLRAMRERLAALGGTLSVESAPGEGTAVAASVPLGGGA
- a CDS encoding response regulator transcription factor, which produces MTTVVIVDDHPVVRAGLTALLATRPGIEVVGEAGDGSAALAVVGRERPDVVLMDLQLGSDNGVDVTRELLRRDPPARVLILTTYDTDADIVAAIEAGAAGYLLKDATPEALGAAVEAAARGEAVFAPAVAGRLARRVVAPPSELTEREREVVVLLAEGLANRQIARRLFLSEATVKTHLVHVYEKLRVDNRTAAVAAARQAGIIR
- a CDS encoding PepSY domain-containing protein, giving the protein MKKTTALIPTVLAAGLILAGCTSPTPPAPAPATTSGPVVAPATTPAGNPPASNATPGSGDAASDDTAHNAAAEAAVRTAEGEANGRVIELDREGNGWEVEVLVGDRIHEFRIDDAGTAVTDRRGDERVHPEDQRRAAAATISVTDAMRAALAATPGTIDDIELDDRNNVVVWEVTIDTADDDDVEVYVDATTGEVQA
- the aspS gene encoding aspartate--tRNA ligase; this translates as MLRTHQAGTLRSEHVGQTVTLAGWVAKRRDHGGVAFIDLRDASGICQVVVRDEYLESAGIHDLRNEFCIQVTGVVDARDAENVNPNIATGQVEVDIRDLEVLNPAAPLPFQIDERSGVGEDARLKHRYLDLRRPRQHDALVLRSKVTRAIREVLDGRDFYDIETPTLTRSTPEGARDFVVPARLHPGKWYALPQSPQLFKQLLMVAGMERYYQIARCYRDEDFRADRQPEFTQLDIEMSFVDQDDVIALAEEVMAACWRLIGVEMSLPLPRMTWHDAMDNYGSDKPDLRFDNKIRELTSYFADTPFRVFQAPYVGGVVMPGGASQPRRQFDAWQEWAKQRGAKGLAYVTIGEDGTLGGPVAKNITDAERDGLAAAMDAQPGDAIFFGAGAREATQELLGAARLEIGRRTGQIDEDAWSFLWVVDAPMFKLREDAVASGDVAIAEGKWAAVHHAFTSPKPESLDTFDTDPGSALSYGYDFVANGNEIGGGSIRIHRRDVQERVFKVMGLSQEEAQEKFGFLLEAFSFGAPPHGGIAFGLDRLVMLLGGFDTIRDVIAFPKSGGGFDPLTEAPASITAQQRKEAGVDAKPKADEKATAEA
- a CDS encoding IS1634 family transposase encodes the protein MAWIRRVRTASGATAVQIAESVGGRRRIVRHVGSAHDEAELGLLMAQASKLLQDDAQGQLDLGLSLPVPWAAMVPAPAETLFGEQVKGPVRRPVVAAPRVLRTSSALLYEALAGVYTDLGFDVLDDEVFRDLVIARVVEPTSLLDVDRVLADLGRTAASLSTRKRTLGRCQDGAYRDQVAKLCFEQARASGDVSLCLYDVTTLHFEAAEEDALRKVGYSKERRVDPQIIVGLLVDRHGFPLEIGCWEGNKAETHTIVPIIEAFAARHEIEDLVVVADAGMLSAANLKALDQAGHTFIVGSKTTKAPIDLASHFRWHGDVFTDGQVIDTLTPKVGKNTDNDTAKRREPVWDPEQHRNSWRAVWSYSAKRFARDNKTLTAQENRARAAIEGDKPARTPRFVKTQTDGLVLDEAALARARRLAGLKGLVTNIPATVLPAAEVISSYADLWHVEHSFRMSKSDLRARPLFARRRDSIEAHLTIVFTALAIGRTVQDRTGLSLRRVLRQLRPLRSATIQANGAIQTLPPALRDDEQAVLDDLKQASPRH
- a CDS encoding DUF2871 family protein is translated as MTTTTNSHPPVRRAASALEHRLGLAAGVYAGLGLLAGLFYRTLTHSRDFTGATTLSLGHTHFLALGMLVMLLVLVLERLFGLSESKAFRWFEPLYHVGLLVTAGALIVRGTLQVVATNPTSMAFAGVAGLGHILLTVAFVMLFLALRGALRSAR